In Ischnura elegans chromosome 3, ioIscEleg1.1, whole genome shotgun sequence, the sequence cggccccggaattttggccatttgggcaaagcgaatcgagaaatcctttaacccaacgaagcacgcaggccttagaaacgtcggggtttcgcaccgcatcgtattcggaagagcagggcctagttattgaatgagaaagagacagatgttttaagggccgacccggttttgacgggcccccgggcggaagatgtcgcggcgatcgtggggggggatcgcctgggaaaagtttgtgcgactttgggagaaattacttctctcaagcagacttagtcccggcaattggtaggtagtcggccgggaatattcatataattctcagttgtcgcgattcgaatcatttccccaaccttaactttcctggcttattggatatctgaaaattcattgatagttattgcaagtttgttcaaccttctttccgtctgcatctcatcctctgacacctccatacttacgcgaacaatttttaagtaggcattaaatgatacaatgaaggtgtcatgccttcatatgtttctctatgacccattcttgtttttctcttaaataaaactagcatgctagctcactcttgcccattctcatgacgtgctcccacttctttcccaaattaggggtgttgcggaatctatgtagagagatagcttttgtctcacactggtcggtgcaatcataaacaccgcacattttgttgctcatgaacttttcctcctaagtttttcatcataatgccattgatattcggctaaacggtatagtgctggccggctaaacacgaacaagcgtactaatgcatccgatcctccatattcggccatgactcctaatttagtgctgtcacctggattcccttccagatgcaattgtcaataagaacaatgacgctttcaataagaacataaaactcgggtattcgcaggttatcgttccacacaaacaaacgtactaaagtgggcgatcctccctattcggccatgacacctaacttagtgctgccacctggatttccttccatttgCCAATAGCAAAACTGAGTATTCAgctatgattttcatatttttccccaATACCTATGGAGTTTTTCCCTGACATTTCCATGACTTCCAGTTCCAATTTTCTCTACCTAGACATGATTTACTTCTCTGACCGGTATGAAATCTGAAGAAAGTTCACTGAGGGGGTAATAGTGAACTCaccttttcattcaaatttaataccAAGAGGCTAACTATGAGCATTTTTTGTGGAATATAGATTATAATGGATTTTTAAGGGTATTAAAATGAAGCTGTAATCACCATTTACCCTACTAATTCTAATTGTATAATCGGAATGCCCATACACTTTATTCATCATTTCCGacagaaaacataattaaaaataattctcacCTGCGATTCCGATAGTTCATCCGAAGCATGCATAGTTGAAAGTGTGCTCAACCACGAAGCCACCTTCTCACGTCCCTCAAAGTCTGATGGAAGAATACTCAGCCTAGCCATTGTATCAGAAAGATCTCTAAGGTCAGGCTGTAGTTCATCCATAGCCTTAATTTCAAGCCGAAGCTTATCCATGATTGTAATGAAGAGCTGATAAAGACGTAAAATTATCTGTTTCAGTCAAAATGTtaccaaaaacgaaaaaaattaaatacacgaGCTGAAAACTCACTGAAACTATATCTGCAATGCATTTGCTCGTATTCCCTTTGTCGTCTTTTATGGTGATTGGACGGTCTTCTTTAATTCTTTCCAAAGCCGCGGGGCAATCCAGCTATTGGTCGTTAAGAAAACAACAAATATTACCAACAATAATTAGGGAAACTGTGAGATAAGTAttgtaataaaaacacaaaaactatCGCCATCAAACACGAAATTCATTCAGGTAGTAAGTGGCATCATCATAACATGACGAAGCTTCAGTATGAAATAGAACTAACCCTATACTTCTTGACAAAGGCTTCAACAGTTGCGAATCCTTCGCCTTGAACTTGGTTGAAGGCAGCCTTATATTGTACTAAAAGCTTCGAACAAGCAGCTGTATATTCTTTGGGAGTGACGCAGTCACGAATATAGGCTTTCTCCAGATGCTGCATTGTGTTTATAACTGCATATAAATCAGCCAAGTTGTCATACCTTAAAATAACACAACACGATTATGATGAAACTTATGTTTTAGAACTGTTTTAATAACAATTTCCATATGATAATAACTCAAACTCACTTTTCTCTTTCCCTGGCGTTTCGATATAATTTAACTTCTTCATAAAGCTCGGGTCTATTCGCGTCTgtcaaagataaaaatataattgtgcaGAAAGAAGATCTTACCAAACAAGTTACAAATCACTTTATTATGcctaatgaggaaaaaaatatattaaaatttgtacCACTAACCTTGAGAAGACATGCCACTTAAGGCCGACATAAGAAAGTACACAAAAAAATCTGCCTGCGACCaggattttaaagaaaaaagtctCTGTAGAACGACGCAAACTTGGCTGAAATCACTCAGACGATTTCGATGTTTGCTTTGATTTTCCAAGAATTACGCACGTCGTTGATTCATTTTCTCGCCATCTCAGTACCTCAATGCTGTAAGGCGAGATGGCGTTGAATTAGATATTTACTGCCGCTAGGGGAAAACGCGCAAATGTTCAATTGCCTATCCAAGGGGATCGTGCGTTTTTCGTTGGTGATTTCTATACACTATTGTTTGGATGCATTTAAAGGATCTTGGCGGCACATGATATACTTAGTTGAAAGAGCGCGGTAATTAAATTACCTTTGACGTTATTCGCGACGTTCGTTTTTCCTGAAGCCGTGCGGCAGAAGAGGACGTAAAGCAGGTACGACATTAGTATCTTTTTTGATCCCTCTTGCCGACCTAACGTAATTTTATTACCTTGAATGGTTCTTGATGTTTTATGTGATTAATATTCATCCTTTTAAATCAGTTTCCCTTTCATAATTTCGAATTAGGTAAATATGTGAACATCATCTAGCTGTGGAgttagttgaaaattttctgaagatGTCTATTTTATATTCGCATTTACCCATTCCTGTGACAACCAATTGCTCTTTATTATCTTTATGCGTCTTTTACAGTTTCAATGATGGTTATTTCAACATCAACACTGGCAGAAGTAGTGGAAggaattcatgaaaatttgaaagaattcaATTTAGACATTAAGTACCTCATCAAATTGCATGAAATTTTCTCATCGTCACGACAGgtaagcattttgaaaatcaagttTCTCTCTTCATCTGGAATAACTCATCCTTCAAGAGGTTCATGTAGGTTCTAAATAAGTACATGTTAGGGGTACGATTATGTCAGTTagtaccagtggcgccgactccatggggcttgagggggcccgagccccatcAAAAATTCGATATccgtgtgaggaaaaaatgtgtcaggcttttcgattttccccggagtgtccagatatcgagattcgagttatcagggttctagtgttgatcatacgactcttctaaaatgcttaaaaaacttaaaactcactacttataaaatttcccggacgagatccccggtttgggcccccccaatgttttttgcaagtcggcgtccctgtttaGTACATAGCCTGAAATTTGATTTGGGATGTGCTTGGTAAGAATATGGAATGCCTTTAAACTGACGTTTTTCAAGTAGTCAATTCACACATATGTATAGGAAAACAATACATTCCAacaatatttataacaaaaattggGTGAAATGAACTTTAGAAGTGCATTTCCTTAACCTTCCATTGGGCACATTTGCACCATAGGCCCTTAATGCTCATGGTAGCCTTAGAATTTTCTCTCAcataaaaatttttcacaaatttgaaagttttaacttttgcctgtattttttagttcttttttttcgaataattacTTATAAATGGTTCCTAAATCCAAAATAGGGCCTCAACTTTAAAATTGCTCTGGTAAGGTGTTGATTTGAGCCACATGTATATAACAAGGAAACTTTTGTgtgcttcccacccggcgggctcggattcaaatcccgacaggggcagagaattttcagagactgcccgatccctgcttgagtgttgtgtggaggacatttcaagtgcagcacttCATCcctcgaatgggacgttaagccgtggccgcaaccttggcgcctttcattaagagcaggctaatgccgacgccgggtttctctccacccttccctcacggtgcaaatgacctcagctgttggttgcctcctccaaagACCTTATggtagctgtttgttttggcacgctctatgcagcctttcacTTTTTGCACTTGTGCGGACAGATCAGCGGCATAATATGCGCAgcataaataagcaaaataatggaattataaagcaaaataaaagcataattaGCTAAATAAGTTGGCAAAATAAAacacactgatcttatagaaatCACATGCTAAATTACtgtacatataataatacttaccAGCCTAAAGAGCATATTTAATCGCACCTTCCTGGATCTGTCCAGGGCCGTATGATGGCGTGTGAAGGGGTCTATGCATAGCACACAAGACATAATTTAAGTGTTAGAGTACACTTATAATGATGCCcaaaactttaaaggtgtaccactgagccatgctaagagtttataatgttttttacacctgtgcctgtcaggcacattccgcctgaactcagcaattccagtATTGCACCTGACAAAAggttaaaaaaactggaattgaaattaatatctttaaaattgGTTTTGCGGTTGGCTTGGCACTCGTCATTGGGGAAAAGTATACCTGTCAGAAGTGGGAGTATGAGTGCACTCTTGTTGTTAAGTTTCCTACGTAACTTAGAAACTTGTTTAAGAGGTATTAACCCATATTTAAATTGGCTTTAGGAACCTACATTCAAAATTTCAGCTTTATTTGTCTTTCAtttgcataatgctgaaagttagATTCATTATTAGTTGTTGGCAGACATGAAATTAATTACATGCATTGAAAAATGGAGTGTAGGAGGATAAATGCCCTTGGGATTGTGGTCTCTTCAGCACATGTATCATTGCTGACCAAAGGCTTTCTGAGCAACTTTTGGTGATTTATTGACCTTCAGTGGaggtgaattttttctcatggaaataaatgcaaattttgatCACCTTCCATGCAGCAGTGTTGAAATATCCAccaataaattatgaaataaatgttcTGGATGTTCGCAGCTATACATATCAGTGTCCTGAAATGACTGTTTGGCTACAAGAAATGCTCATTGTGGCATAGTAGATTGGTCATCACCTGCCCTTGATGGTCCATACCAAAATTATTGgctctttttttctgttttgtcaacATAAATTACTATCTTTTTACAGTGCTGGGAAACTTTTTATGCATGACAAAtgattattttgtttccttttcccAGGGGCCAGAAGAAGGATCAGTTTTGAAGAACATATTTGAAGTTATTGTGCACATTTATGAATCACAAGTGGTAAATGATTTCCATGATAGTGTTGCATTTGTTTGTTTCAATAAATTCCCTGGTTATGTATGTATATGCTATTTCTGCTTAGGATATCTCCGGAGACCGTGACATTCAGTGCCACTTACTTGTTGGTGAATGCTACGATTATTTATTGaatgttttgaagaaaaattcaacACAGAATAATGATTTGTGTTTGAAAGCAATAGATGTTCTCATTGTAAGtatgatgatatttttctctggTCTTGAgctcaaaaatcaaatatatgtCAACCATTACCTTGATTATCATCAATTCACCATTTATTTATTCAGGTAGTGACAAAAAGGCAATCTCAgtccttcaaaataatatttaaatttgtgtcTCATGCTTTGCTTGATATAATCACCTGCACACAGATAAATATTACCGACAGGAAAGAGTTTATGAAAGCTTTAAATTTTGTTCTTGAAAACACAGAGAGAAATTTGAGGTATAAATACCGGAATGATTTAAAGCTGTAAGTattctatcattattttttattctgtgaaagtaaatttttttctaacaGCTATATACTCTCTGAGTTCATAATGAAATGGATAAATCATTAGTATTTTGGTCCATTATGTTAccaattataatttaattcatcAGAGAAAGCTTAAGCAAGCTTTTGTACACCTGTGGAGACTACGAAACTCAAGCAAATCTGATTGAAACACTTTTCCGATATACTTCtgcagaagagagaaaaaatttggcCAGGAGATGGCTAAACAACAACACAGAGATTATTGCTCAACTCTTATCAATCAAAGACTTTGAACCAGTAAGTTCTCTAATATTTACTCCTTATCTATAGTAGGGGTAGACTGAAGTCATTGTTGTTCAAGGGGGGTCGGTAGGAGGTGTTCGCCGATTTCTGCCATAgcttggtggtatgcaatgcctTTCAGAGATCATGTGCTCGCTTGGAAAAGTGTCTTTCAGACATTCTCCAATCATCTTGGAACATGGGCTCTTGAGTTGGTGAAAGAAAAACTTATATACAAGAGTCACCTTAACAAAATCATCTTTAGTTGTTGCTGGCTCAACTTTACTAAAGTTCAGCATGAGAATGGGAGTAACAATGACTTTGTGATTGCCCACACAAGATTTATTAACCCAAACAGCTTCAACACTTACTATACCAATATCTTCGGTTAATCTACAAACTTTATGGGAGCAATTGTGACATAGGAATATACAAGTTCACGAGGGGGGtgaagggaaaggaaggaaggaaaaagtTAACAGTCGTACCCTTGACAATGGCAGAGCAAGTATCGAAACTGATTGgttgaataagaaaaatatgctCAATTTAGCATTTAGCTCTGTTAAGTGTTTAAGTTTAATTCTGAGGATGAGTCggttctaaaatatttttgattaggTTCTCGATACTCAGTttcaaggatgaactcttattatctggaTTGATAgcaaatcaaatttaaatgaacaaccacaagaagtgaatgaaaataatttcgctaaagatgtaaattagcaggatgtaaatttcaaataaagctCTGTAAGAAAATTTAAGaccgtctccataattttatttgccaagtaaaacaGTTTAAATAGCAGGTTGTTGAAGAATGCATGATCGATCAGCATATGTaccacattacatcaggcagccactggttctttctccatgttttgatttaaaaaattcaacattttaccctatctgggtctaatctatccttttttgcataaatattgcctgcagtactgaacaggctttcactgaaaacagtagtggttgaTGCTTATTTTGAGGGGGCAGCACAGAGTATGCTCGGAGCACAGTTACATACTACATAGATAGTTAGCgtagcatcaggatcaatagtgaaactcccccaacttctgaCGACATCATTTGCTAATTTGTTGTGACTTATGAGCCAGTTCAGGATCAAGGCAGGCGAAAtgtcagcttgtttgaaagcagCTGCGGCcacggaaatgttacaatgttggcgagagtgGCACgctgacgaacccttaaatgcgcgtgttagcgagcaactctcaGAAGTAAAAAACGTGGATGCCATGCAATGGGAAAGTAATATATGAACTTTTTAGTATTTTTCTCACTActtggccttgaatacgctgtAGACCATTTCGACTttgggcaccaaattcaaatcctcgctaccgttccgagccggttccaaagtaccgactttatgcgattGGTTCTCGATTCcagttccacaggccaagaaccggcagtaccgagaaccgggtactggaaccgacccatctctatttAATGCATAACACTGGGGAACAGTCATTTCGTTGTCTTAGATCTACCACTCTATTTCGACTAACTTTTGGCCTCTGAATAAGAAAATTACCACGGTTTTTATACATCATGTCAACTTGTTAAGCTACAGGATACCCTCTATTTTATCTCatacatcataaaaaaattgcatatggGTAAAAGGGAATCTAACCTTATGTACTGTCCATACAGGAACTTTGatggtaaattattaaaattttaccaatGCACATAAATTGGGGTAAAAAATCATGTATGTAACCTGCATAACTTCCTTCAAGAAGTTTTATTCCTCCTTCCAATACCAAACTTCCTCCAAGAAGCAGAAGTCGAACTATGTGCCTTCGTCTCTAATAGTATCTCCTGCATAAATAGGCTGCTATGCACCTGTTGCTGGTCTCCTATGGCATCAGccactccaggagaaataatctttcaatttagggaatgaaaaaaaataggaaaccaccctattggagagcaatgatgtGTCTTATGACCGATGCTCAATCTAGTGGAGAGTGGTCACAATAAATCATGGTATAGTGAAAAAACTTAACGTGGTAGAAAAAAACTAACTATGTACTGTTTTGGAATCAGTATGCTTAATTTAGCATAaagcagctcaaaaattgaagtcaatgGAGTATGTGTTAAAAATTGCTTGTCAGTGCAATAGGTAactttatgaaagaaaaatggcCATGGTAGTAATAAAGACACAACAAGAAAGATAAGTAATGGAGGAAAACATAATTTGAGGATGATAATTTTTCTCGCAATACATAAGGATATGTGGGGCACTCATGTGTGTGTTTGCTCATCAAGCACTGATTCTGTTGCAATTCATATTGATATGACCAGGATGCCCTATTGCTGATGGCACATTCCCAAAAAAATGAACAAGTCCTTCCCCATCTGGCCAGTATGaagtatgtattttaaaaatcctccaaaatttTTACCCTACAGTTGGCAACTTACACCATGTATACTCTCTGTATGTGGTCcagtatgcattaatttttttattaagatagAATTTCCTTTTGATGCATACAAtctaaatttaagaaaaagtacACCAAGTGTTCCTCAGCAATAAAATGCTAGGTATTTATCAGCTCCAAGTGGCAAAAGCCCAGCATAACAGTCCTGGATTTCCCTAAGAAATGCTTTGCTTTATCTCTCACCATCCTAATTGTCCTACCAAAATGTTGTTAATCTTCAATGGAATAAATACTCGgttaaacttcttttttgtttctagGACTGTAGGAAATTCCTTATCAAATTTAATAGGTCTCTGAAAGATGACTCTTTAGTTTTTTCCATGCCATGCTTGAAAGCAGTGATTGGATGTTGTGAACTAGAGAAACCTGAGGTAAGTACTACTGTTGGAGAAAGAGTAGGAAGATAGTATACATGTATTATAAACTCTTCAATGAATGATACCAATGGtttctcattaaaaaattgacAGGACCCTAACTGTGAAGAATTTTGGATAGATTTCAATCTTGGAAGTAGTAGTGTGTCAATTGTGTGCTCTCAAGAATCACTCTACTCTAAAGCAATTTATGGAAGTCAAATTACACCAGGTTTCTGGGAAACATTGAACGTGGAAAGCCAGTCAGTGAGCAAAGTGTCACTACAAGATGTAAGTATGAGGCATTTATGTAGTGTGTGGTACAGGAAATATATATGTATCAATCATAAACCACAGGAAATAGCATGTATTGTTCATAaacattaatgaattttatttgttattacatAACCTCAGTTGTATAATCAATCAAATAAGTTTTGCTAATAGCCACTTTTTAAGACACCTTAATCAATCAAAAGAGAATGATGTTTCAGTCATTTTTATCTTGGCAGTTTTTACTTCAACTCCTGTTTCTGCTTCATCTGCATATTTTGTGCCCACTCCGTTGAAAATCTAGTTGTTTTAAGGAGGGGAAGGGTATGAAAGGGGTGTGATTGAGGGAAATGGCAAGGAAAGTGATAGGCAATAATGCAAACGATTAATCAAACAACAGCAAAGGTGGAAATTATAAATTCCATTGCTTCaagaaaaattcctattttttcacttaaatcaTGCCACTTTGATGTACCAAATTTTAACGGGAGATAATCTTGCATGATATAATCCTAATGGATGTGACCCAGGGAAAAGACGTAGCCACTATACCCTGAATGTGTGGCACATGCTTCATTCTCACATGCAGCAATTCACGTATAATACACTATATTTACTGGGGAGCAGACAATAGTTGTCCAATGGATGTAGATTTTGGAGTGATACCATCACTCACACAGCTTTGGGTTAGTATGGAATAAGCTACACCCTGACTTATCCAAACAAACCCTATGGTTGAAACACTATATGAGTGAGTGAATCTTATGGGGATGGAAGGAATTTCAAGTATGTACATATATTCATTAGTGGCAAATAGTGTTTGGAAATATAAAGGAAATCAGGCTTCTATGGAGCTGCATTATGCACTAAATTCTTCAGTTAGCACTGTAAACATGAAATGATAACCCTAATGTTATTTGGTAAAACATGTGAGTTGTAGTATAAACTATAATGCATTTAAAAGCTATGCaaagttaaccctttcgcgccagacgtcgggtggagccgacaagcattttcatacgtagaagacctgacgtcgggtataacTGTCATGGAGTTTTCAACGCAAACGAGCGGATGTCAGTTCCGGCCGATGAGATGGAAGGGAAGTGAACGCTGAGGTGGCAGTTGTTGGATGTATttaggcccggcctgagacccagcttagggccactcctcggcaattagcCTGAccttcccactcatttatgatcatcctcaccccAGGAATCCGTGGCGAAGTGGTTatgttgtcaatagttttttcaatgatatattttgttgcatactacaatttttttatactttgaaatgaattcttcattttgttctatttttcaagttttaaacaaaattttagtgttaaaaataatggAGTTTTGGACTTATAGCGTTATTGCCTCGTATTAGCTACCTAACTTTGCTGATATTAACGCGAGAaactcatttaaaattccacaatgcttaaaatatattagtaattcttttagaagagtaaattattaaaaatcaaatatgtacaatgtttggttgaaaaaacaatGATAATGCAATAAGTAGACCATGAATTCGTGccatgatagggttagagggtatAGTCCAGTGGCCAGGGTAGGTGACAGACAGATATTTGAGTTGAGCTGAGTCCGtattctgagggacgaaaataccccGGCAATtcaccccaaaaaaaaaaaagctcTGTACAGAGGTTTAAAACGTTCTCATGCTACTCGtggcacgaaaatgttttccta encodes:
- the LOC124156117 gene encoding vacuolar protein sorting-associated protein 28 homolog; protein product: MSALSGMSSQDANRPELYEEVKLYRNAREREKYDNLADLYAVINTMQHLEKAYIRDCVTPKEYTAACSKLLVQYKAAFNQVQGEGFATVEAFVKKYRLDCPAALERIKEDRPITIKDDKGNTSKCIADIVSLFITIMDKLRLEIKAMDELQPDLRDLSDTMARLSILPSDFEGREKVASWLSTLSTMHASDELSESQVRQLIFDLESSYNAFNRILHQS